Proteins found in one [Synechococcus] sp. NIES-970 genomic segment:
- a CDS encoding chromosome partitioning protein, ParA family ATPase codes for MIIALCNQKGGVSKTTSTICLGGLLAESAKVLLIDLDPQGNLTTGLGIEVEDDQLTAYEVITEQCSTAAAIAPTKIKNLDLLPADISLAKGETEILGKVGNFCLLKEQLETVFDQYDHILIDCPPSLGLLTINALTVADQVLVPVQCQFFALKGLAALLETIESVKKRLNPNIDILGVLPTMFEQTVMARDVITSLEKRFGKSLVFPAVPKSVRFAESNLAGEPIHLYVNEHKLIYPYKSIIKAMEA; via the coding sequence ATGATCATCGCGCTTTGTAATCAAAAAGGAGGGGTCAGTAAAACCACCTCTACGATTTGCCTGGGAGGACTTTTAGCGGAGTCTGCCAAGGTCCTACTCATTGATTTAGATCCCCAAGGGAATTTGACAACGGGGTTAGGGATCGAAGTGGAGGATGATCAACTCACTGCCTATGAGGTCATCACGGAACAATGTTCCACTGCGGCGGCGATCGCCCCCACGAAGATCAAAAATCTCGATCTTTTGCCTGCGGATATCAGCCTTGCCAAAGGAGAAACAGAAATTCTCGGTAAGGTCGGCAATTTTTGTTTATTAAAAGAACAACTCGAAACCGTCTTTGATCAATACGATCATATTTTGATTGATTGCCCCCCATCCCTCGGCTTACTGACAATTAATGCCTTAACCGTCGCGGATCAGGTGTTGGTTCCGGTGCAATGTCAATTTTTCGCCCTTAAGGGATTAGCTGCTCTACTCGAAACAATTGAATCAGTCAAAAAACGACTGAACCCAAACATCGATATTCTGGGGGTGCTACCGACGATGTTCGAGCAAACAGTCATGGCACGGGATGTGATTACTTCTCTCGAAAAGCGATTTGGCAAAAGCTTAGTGTTTCCTGCTGTCCCGAAATCAGTGCGCTTTGCAGAATCGAATTTAGCCGGAGAACCGATTCACCTCTATGTCAACGAGCACAAATTAATTTATCCCTACAAATCAATTATTAAAGCAATGGAGGCCTAA
- a CDS encoding two-component sensory transduction histidine kinase: MSYFDQLIQVRHHIHWLIGTIFVLVILLEYSTPPPYVFGYLYIGAVLIASIRLNRQATIFVTSMAIVCTLLNLLIPGVEIVTPATVANRVITVLALGVTGWLGDRLQTYEQAITQQRLQIQAQEKLAQMREDFVSTLTHDLKTPLLGALETLQALRSGNFGPVSLAQHRVFDVMTRSHQKTLQLVETLMDIYHNDAEGLKLYPQRLDLLVLAEETITDVLPLATSRQIHLRVRDKNSDFRRSYYVNGDALQLSRVLVNLLSNAINHSRRGSSVEVVIGSDRGYYQVQIIDEGQGIPSDELPHLFDRFYQGQGDRQAKGTGLGLYLSRQIIEAHHGEIWAESYSQGAVFAFRLPAYMDQLPGPTTGKMIA; the protein is encoded by the coding sequence ATGTCCTATTTTGATCAGTTAATCCAGGTTCGTCACCACATTCACTGGCTGATTGGGACGATTTTTGTTTTAGTCATCTTGCTGGAGTACAGTACGCCGCCCCCCTATGTTTTTGGATATTTGTACATCGGGGCAGTACTGATTGCTAGTATCCGGCTCAATCGTCAAGCCACGATTTTTGTGACTTCTATGGCAATTGTTTGCACTTTACTGAATCTACTGATTCCAGGGGTCGAAATCGTAACTCCTGCTACCGTCGCCAATCGGGTGATTACTGTCTTGGCCCTGGGGGTTACAGGTTGGCTTGGCGATCGCCTACAAACTTACGAGCAGGCCATTACGCAACAACGGTTACAAATCCAGGCCCAGGAAAAACTCGCCCAAATGCGCGAAGATTTTGTCTCGACCCTCACCCATGATTTGAAAACACCGTTACTCGGGGCTCTAGAAACATTACAAGCATTGCGTAGTGGAAACTTTGGCCCGGTTTCCCTGGCCCAACACCGCGTTTTTGATGTCATGACCCGCAGTCACCAGAAAACGCTGCAACTGGTTGAGACTTTAATGGACATTTATCACAATGATGCTGAAGGACTTAAACTTTATCCCCAACGACTTGATCTTTTAGTCCTGGCAGAGGAGACTATCACTGATGTTCTTCCCTTGGCAACATCACGGCAGATCCACCTGCGCGTCAGGGATAAAAATTCAGATTTTCGGCGGTCCTATTATGTCAATGGGGATGCACTGCAACTTTCAAGGGTGTTGGTTAATCTGCTGTCCAATGCGATTAACCATTCGCGGCGAGGGAGTTCCGTTGAAGTCGTGATTGGGTCTGATCGAGGTTATTATCAGGTGCAAATCATTGATGAGGGACAGGGCATTCCCAGTGATGAGCTACCACACCTGTTTGATCGCTTCTACCAGGGCCAAGGCGATCGCCAGGCTAAAGGAACAGGATTAGGACTCTACCTCAGCCGCCAAATTATAGAGGCCCATCATGGTGAAATCTGGGCAGAATCTTACTCTCAAGGCGCAGTCTTTGCTTTTCGGCTACCTGCCTACATGGATCAATTACCTGGCCCCACTACCGGCAAAATGATTGCATGA
- a CDS encoding response regulator receiver, LuxR domain, whose product MTLPLRVLLIEDDELFRLGLATRLQQEPLLEIIAEAEDGETALSLVTQQEFDIVILDVGLPGIGGVETCRQIKQLLPHLPILVLTSHSQPTLIHRLIEAQAQGYCLKGVAAESLILAIQSIAAGASWWDAQATKQIHTQFQQSPAEITQSALLQGNPLTQREHEILALIAKGKSNSEIAETLYIAAGTVRVHVHAILQKLEARDRTQAVIIALRQGLIKTESTPPNPEIDR is encoded by the coding sequence ATGACCTTACCCCTCAGAGTTTTGTTAATTGAAGATGACGAACTATTTCGCCTAGGCCTAGCTACGCGGCTACAACAAGAGCCCCTGTTAGAAATCATCGCTGAAGCCGAAGACGGTGAAACCGCCCTTAGCCTAGTGACCCAGCAAGAATTTGATATTGTGATTTTAGATGTGGGCTTACCAGGTATCGGCGGCGTGGAAACCTGTCGACAGATCAAACAACTATTGCCCCATTTACCTATTTTGGTGTTAACGTCCCATTCTCAGCCAACCTTAATTCATCGGCTTATTGAAGCCCAAGCTCAGGGCTACTGCCTCAAAGGAGTTGCGGCTGAATCTTTGATTTTAGCGATTCAATCAATTGCAGCTGGTGCTTCCTGGTGGGATGCACAGGCGACCAAACAAATCCACACCCAATTTCAACAGTCCCCTGCTGAGATAACTCAAAGTGCCCTGCTTCAGGGGAATCCTCTCACCCAACGAGAACATGAAATTCTGGCTCTGATCGCCAAGGGTAAAAGCAACTCTGAAATTGCCGAAACTCTCTACATTGCAGCGGGTACTGTGCGTGTTCATGTCCACGCCATTTTACAAAAACTAGAGGCTCGCGATCGCACCCAGGCAGTTATCATCGCCCTACGGCAGGGCCTAATTAAGACCGAGAGTACACCTCCAAATCCAGAGATTGATCGCTAA